GCTGGGCGCAGATCAACGGGTGGCGCGGCAACACCTCGCTGGAGAAGCGCCTGGAGTACGACCTCTACTACATCGAGCGCTGGTCCCTGGCCTTCGACCTCAGGATTCTCGTCCAGACACTCTGGCGGGCCTTCGGCAAGAACGCCTACTGAGCAAGCGGCCATCCTTGCGCCGGGGCCTGCCGTCGCCGAGGTCGGGCGGTCCTCACGGGGCCTGCCGCGACGCTCATGGAGAGGCAGGGCCTGGAACACATTGACCCGAAATCCGAACGTGACTAGTATGGTCACATCGAGATGACGGGAGAAGCCATGCAGAGGAGCGCGGCGGTGGCCAGGCTGAAGGCGGCGCTGAGCGAATACCTCGCCCGGGTGAAGGCGGGTGAGGAGGTGATCGTGACCGAGCGGGGGCGTCCGATCGCCAAGATTGTCCCCCTGTCCCACGATGCCGCAGCCGGCCTCGCCGAGCTGGCCCGAGCCGGGCTCATCCGCATCGGCTCGGGGCGGCTGCCCCGGGGCTTCTGGAGGCTGCCCAGACCTGCCACGACGCGCGGTGCGGGCGTCAAGGCGCTCCTCGACGAGCGCCGGGACGCTCGGTGAAGTTCTGGGACGCCTCGGCCATCGTCCCTCTGTGTCTCAGAGAGCCGACGAGCCCGCGCGTCCGACGTGTCGCCGAGCAAGATGGAGCGCTCGTGGTCTGGTGGGGGACGCCCGTGGAGTGTTACTCGGCTTTCGCTCGCCTTCGGCGTGACGGTGTCCTCTCGCGGGCAGGCGAGGATCAGGCGCGGCATGTCCTGAGCCAGCTCGCCGAGGAGTGGACCGAAGTGGAGCCTAGCCGAGAAGTAAGAGAGAATGCCGGCCGGGTTCTCCTGCTGCATCTGCTCCGTCCCCCGGATTCCCTCCAGCTGGCCGCGGCCCTGCTCTGGACGCACGGCCGGTCAGCCGGCCATGACATGGTCTGCCTGGACGAGAGATTGCGGGAAGCCGCGACGCGCGAGGGCTTCACCGTCCTGCCTTGAGGGATCCTCGGCCGCTCCTGCTAGGCGCCTTCGGGCTCGGGCTGGGGCTGTCGATCACGCTGGCCCAGGCGGCGCTGGCCCTCCTCGCGATACGGCTGATTTGGCGCGTAGCCACCGGCCGGGTCGGCATGCAATGGCCGTTGGCCTGGGCCTTCGGGGCGTGGATCCTGACCTCGCTGCTGGCCGCCGCGTTGTCCCCGCGTCCGCTGGAAAGCCTGACCGACGTCCGGAGCCTGCTGCTGATCGCCGGCTTCTACGTCGTGCTGGACGCCCTGCGCGACGCCTCCGACGCGGAGCGCTGGTGGTCACGCCTGCTCGCCGCGATGGGAATCCTCGGCATCCTCGGCGTGCTCCAGGTCGGCCTCTGCCCCTGGCTGGCGCCGCTCGAGCCGGTCCTGGGTCGCGTCGCCCGCAAGTGCCATCGCGCCCACGCCTTCTACAGCATCTACATGACCTTCGCCGGCGTGCTCAGCCTCGTGTTGCTGACCCTGCTGCCGTCGCTGATCGCCGGTGGCCCGCGATGGCGCCTGGCCGCCTGGCTGGGCGGCGTGGCGGGCCTGGTCGCGACGTTCGTGCGCGGGGCCTGGGTGGGATTCGTGGCCGGGGTAGGAACGCTGCTCATGGTGACGCCACGTCGCCGGCTCCTCGTCTCCGGAGCCCTGCTCGTCCTCGTCGCGGCGATCTTGCTGGTGCCGGCGGCCCGCCGGCGGGCCGAGAGCATCGTCGACCCGAGGGACCCGACGGCCCGTGAGCGCTGGGCGATGTGGGGCAGCGCCATCGCCATGGCCGGCGATCACCCGCTCACCGGCGTCGGACCGGCCCAGCTCAAGCGCGTGTACCCCTCGTATGCGGCCGCCGAGTTCCGTGACAGGTCTCGGGGCCACGTGCACAACACGCCGCTTCAGATCCTCGCCGAGCGCGGCCTCGTGGGGCTCGCGGCCTGGCTGGTCCTGTTCGGCGCGTTCTTTATCCGGGCCGAGCGCATCCGGCGCGCCCTGCCGGCAACGGCGTCGCGAGAGCGAGCACTGGTGGCCGGTAGCCTGGTGGCGATCACGGGCTTCCTGGTCGGCGGGCTCACCGAGTACAACTTCGGCGACTCCGAGGTGGCGCTCATGGCCTACCTGGTGATGGCTCTGCCCTTCGTCGTGGAGCGCTCGTCCAGGCGCGACCCGGCTGAGCCGGGGCGCGCCGAGCGGTGGGGGGGCCATTTCGGGCCCCCCCCATGTCCGCCGACGAAAAATCGAGGAGCAGCACGGCTACGCCGGGATGCTCCGAGCGCGGGGGGATATGGGGGGCCATTTCGGGGCCCCCCATGTATTCAATAGGCGCGAACGGGCTCGGTGGCCGTGCGCAGGCGGACGAAATAGTCCTTGAAGCGATCGTGGTCGGCCTGCGAAACCATGTCGGAGATGATGAAGCAGGCCAGGTCGCGCTGCTTCCACAGCCACACCGAGTAGCCGTGCTCGTGAAGCAGCGCCGGCCGCCAGCGATCCACCTTCTGGCGCTGACGCTCGGGGGTGACGAGGTTGGGCGCGGGCAGGACGATGTAGCTCACCCGGCGGCCATCCGCGTCCAGGTAGTGCACCGCCAGCCCTCGCCGCTGCTCGAGGTAGACGGGCTCGGCCTCCAGCAGCGTGAGGCGATCGTCGCCCGAGAAGACGCTGGAGAGCCCGATGCCGGTCTCCTCGGCGAGCCACGGCAGCGCGGTGGGGATCACGTCGGCCCGCCGCGCCCCCCACATGACCGCCCGCTCGTGCTCCGAGACCACCGCCTGCGTCAAGCGCTGGACCGGATCGGCCGGCGCGCTCCTGGGCAGCAGCGGGACGAACAACAGACCCATGAGCAGCGCGGTGGCCGCCGCCGAGAGCACGGGGGCCACCCACCAGGAGCGGGCGGGGGCCGGCGTGGGCCCGGCCAGGATGGCGCTTCGCAGATGCGACGGCGCCGCGTGGCGCGGCAGTTCCGTGGCCAGCCGCCGTCCCAGCACGTCGTCCGACAGATCGGGGAACTGCTCGCTCATGGTGACTGGTAATCCCGCAGCAGCGTGCGCAGCCGCTCCTTGGCCCGGAAGATCCGAGACTTCACCGTGCCCACCGGGCACGCCATGACGAAGGCCACTTCCTCCAGCGGCAAGCCTTCCACCTCGGCGAGCAGGAGCACGGTCCGGAACTCTTCCGGGAGTCTCCGCAGGGCTCGTTCGAGGTCGGTGTGAGCCTCGAGCACTCCGGGGTCGTCGTCGGGGGCCTCGTGGAACATGGGCGTGTCCCACTCGGGAACGCCGTCCTCCGCCAGCGGCGCCTCCCGTTCGCGCAGCCGGTAAAACGTCAAGAATGTGTTCCTCAGGATCTGAAACAGCCAGGCCCGCAGATGAGTTCCCGGCTGGTAGCGGTGGGAGAAGCGCAGGGCCCTGAGGTAGGTCTCTTGCACCAGATCCTCGGCCTCGGTCGGCTTGCGCGTGAGGTAAACGGCAAAATTGAACAGGGCATCGAGGTGCTGCAAGGTCTCGCGCCGGAAGTCGTCGCTGGCGGTCACGTCGCGCTCAGTCCTCGAACCAGCGGGCCGGGTACTCGCCGCGCTGAACGTCGTGCTCGTCCTCGACCTCGGCCAGCAGCTCGCGCACCGTGCGGTACAGCGTGGGATGTTCGAGCTCCGGCGCCAGCTCGAGGAGGGGACGCAGGACGAACGCCCGCTCGTGCAACAGCAGATGCGGGATCTGCAGCTGGTCGGGCACGCTGACCACGCGATCGCCGTAGAAGAGGATGTCGATGTCCACCGGCCGCGGCACGAAGCGGGCGGCCTCCGGTGTGCCGGGCCCGCGCTGGCGGCCCAAAGCGGCCTCGACCTGCTGCAGTCGTTCCAGCAGCTCCCCCGGCGCCAGCGGCGTTTCGATGGCGACGGCGCAATTGAGAAACCACCGGCGCCGGTTCAGCGGTTCCCCGGGCTCGCTCTCCCAGGGCTCGGTCTCGTAGAGGTGCGAGGCGGCCAGGAAGTCGACCTCCGCCATGTTCCGCAGCCGAGCCACGGCCGCCCGCAGCAAGGCCAGACGGTCTCCCAGGTTCGAGCCGAGCGAGAGATAGACGCGGGCCATCAGCGCCGGCGGGTGAGCCGCACGCCCGGCGTCCCCACCAGGCCCTCCAGGGGGGCGGTGAGCTTGCGGACGCGGACGGTGACCTCCCGCGTCGGAAACTCGCGCAGGAGCGCCTCGGCGATGAGCCCGGCCAGGCGCTCGAGGAGGTTGACCCGCTGCCGGGTCCCGATCTCGACGATCCGGTGTGCGACCTGCCCGTAGTCGATGGTGGCCCCGAGATCGTCCGAGAGAGCCGCCGGCGCCAGGTCCATGGCCAGCTCCGCGTCCACCGAGAACCAGGCGCCCACCGCCTGCTCGGCCTTGCTGATGCCGTGCTGACCGTAGAACCGGACGTCGTCCAGAAGCACCCGGTCGCCGGTCATACCTTCACCACGGTGTTGGCGAGGGTGCCGATGCCCTCGATGCGGACCTCGACCCGGTCGGCCGGCGCCAGCGGGCCGACGCCGGCCGGCGTCCCCGAGGCGATGACGTCACCCGGCAGGAGGGTCATGATCTCCGACACGCGCGTCACCAGCTCTTCGACGGGGAAGATGAGCTCGGCAGTGCTCGCCGCGTGCCGGCGCTCGCCGTTGACCCACGTCTCGATCGTGACAGCGTTGGGATCGATGTCGGTGGCGATGCACGGGCCGATGGGACAAAACGTGTCGAAGGCCTTGGATCGGCCGGGAACGTGATCCTTCTCCTGGAGATCCCGGGCCGTGACGTCGTTGAGGCACGTATAGCCGAGCACGTGCTCCCGCGCACGGGCCCGCGCCACGTTGCGACAGCGTCGCCGCATCACGATGGCCAGCTCCGCCTCGGCCTCCAGCCGACCGCTCAACGACGGGTGCACGATCGGGTCGTCAGGCCCTATCAGCGCGCTCACCGGCTTGAGCGTGATGAGCGGGTCGCTGGGAACGGGCATGCCGAGCTCGGCCGCATGCTCCCGGTAACTGGGCCCGACCAGCACGATCTTGGACGGGAGCACCGGGGCCAGAAGCACGACCTGCCGCACCGGGTGACGCTGCCGCCCGCGGCGGAACCCGCTGAAGGGCGTGCCCGAATACTCGACGACCTGCATACCGTCCAGGACCCCGTAGCGGGTCCTATCGCTGATGCGGAAACGGACGATGCGCATGGCTACACCACTCCGGCTCAGAGCCCGAGCACGTCCTGCATGGAATACAGGCCCGGGGGACGTCCCGCCACGAAGCGCACCGCCCGCAGGGCGCCGCGGGCGAAGGTGTCGCGGCTATGGGCGCGGTGGGTCAGCTCCAGGCGTTCGCCCAGCGTGCCGAACGAGACCGTGTGCTCCCCGACCACGTCGCCCGAGCGCAGCGAGAAGACGCCGATCTCCTTGGGCGTACGCTCGCCGGGCATGCCCTGGCGCCCGTGCACGGCGGTGCTGGCGAGGTCCCGCCCCAGGGCCTCGGCGACGACCTCGCCCATCCGCTGTGCCGTCCCGCTGGGCGCGTCCTTCTTGTAGCGATGGTGGATCTCGGTGATCTCGACGTCGTAGTCGTCGCCCAGGGCCCGGGCCATGAGGGCCAGCGCCTTGAGGGCCACCGTCACCCCGACCGAGAAGTTGGGCGCCAGGACGATGGCCGTCCGCCGGGCCAGGCCGGTGATCTCGTCGCGCTGAGCCCCGCTCAGCCCGGTGGTGCCCACGACGGCCCGGGCGCCGGCGTTCGCGGCCAGGCGCAGGTGCGCCAGCGTGGCCTCGGGCGCGGTGAACTCCACGATCACCCGGTCCGGACCGAGCGCGGCGCCGGCATCGCTCGTGAGAGCGACCCCCAGCCGACTCACCCCGGCCACCTCGCCGGCATCCCGGTCCAGCGCGGCGTGTCCGGGGGCCTCCAGCGCCCCCACCAGCCGCAGACCATCGGTGTCGGCGAGACAGGCGACCAGGCGGGATCCCATCCGGCCGGCGGCGCCGGCCACGACGACATCGATCGTCGGGACGCCGCGGCGTCCGGCGGGCGGTGCGGCATCGGCCATGACGCTGGCTACTTCACCAGGCCGTACGGCTTGAGGATGGCGCGCAGGCGCTCCCGGTTGGCGTCGCTCATCCGGCACATGGGCAGGCGAAACTCGGGCTCGATCATCCCGGCCATGGCCATCGCCTCCTTGATCGGGATGGGGTTGGTCTCGATGAATGCCGCCCGCGCCAGCGGGAAGAGCTTGTAGTGCAGGTCGCGCGCCCGCTTCCAGTCGCCGTCCAGCGCGGCGTGGGTCATCTCCGACGTCTCCCGGGGCACGATGTTGGCGATGACCGAGATGACGCCGCGGCCGCCGACCGCCATGAGGGGCAGCGTCAGGTTGTCGTCGCCGGAGAGCACGATGAACTCGGGGCCGCAGGCGGCGACGACCTGACTCATCTGATCCAGCGAGCCGGACGCCTCCTTGACGCCGACGATGTTCCGGCACTCGCGGGCCAGACGGGCCAGCGTGTCGGTCTCCACATTCACCGCCGTCCGGCTCTGGATGTTGTAGACGAAGATCGGGATGGCGACGGCTTCGGCAACCGCGCGGAAGTGCCGGTAGAGACCCTCCTGGGTGGGCTTGTTGTAGTAGGGATTCACGACCAGGGCGGCGCTGGCGCCCGCCCGCTCGGCGTGCCGGGTCAGCTCGATGGTGTGAGCCGTGGAGTTGGTGCCGGTGCCGGCGATGATGGGCACGCGTCCCGCCGCCGCCTCGATGGCGATCTCGACCACGCGCCGGTGCTCGTCATGGCTCAACGCCGGCGACTCTCCGGTCGTCCCGCACGGCACGATGCCGTCGGTGCCGTGCTCGATGTGGAAGGCCACCAGCTCGCGCAGCTTCGCCTCGTCGACCTTGCCGTTGCGGAAGGGGGTCACCAGCGCGACGTTCGAACCCTGGAACGCCTGGCTCATAGTACGGTCTCCCCCGCCACCAGATCCTCGTAGCTCTCCCGGCGGCG
Above is a genomic segment from Candidatus Methylomirabilota bacterium containing:
- a CDS encoding sugar transferase → WAQINGWRGNTSLEKRLEYDLYYIERWSLAFDLRILVQTLWRAFGKNAY
- a CDS encoding type II toxin-antitoxin system prevent-host-death family antitoxin gives rise to the protein MARLKAALSEYLARVKAGEEVIVTERGRPIAKIVPLSHDAAAGLAELARAGLIRIGSGRLPRGFWRLPRPATTRGAGVKALLDERRDAR
- a CDS encoding type II toxin-antitoxin system VapC family toxin gives rise to the protein MKFWDASAIVPLCLREPTSPRVRRVAEQDGALVVWWGTPVECYSAFARLRRDGVLSRAGEDQARHVLSQLAEEWTEVEPSREVRENAGRVLLLHLLRPPDSLQLAAALLWTHGRSAGHDMVCLDERLREAATREGFTVLP
- a CDS encoding O-antigen ligase family protein, with amino-acid sequence MRDPRPLLLGAFGLGLGLSITLAQAALALLAIRLIWRVATGRVGMQWPLAWAFGAWILTSLLAAALSPRPLESLTDVRSLLLIAGFYVVLDALRDASDAERWWSRLLAAMGILGILGVLQVGLCPWLAPLEPVLGRVARKCHRAHAFYSIYMTFAGVLSLVLLTLLPSLIAGGPRWRLAAWLGGVAGLVATFVRGAWVGFVAGVGTLLMVTPRRRLLVSGALLVLVAAILLVPAARRRAESIVDPRDPTARERWAMWGSAIAMAGDHPLTGVGPAQLKRVYPSYAAAEFRDRSRGHVHNTPLQILAERGLVGLAAWLVLFGAFFIRAERIRRALPATASRERALVAGSLVAITGFLVGGLTEYNFGDSEVALMAYLVMALPFVVERSSRRDPAEPGRAERWGGHFGPPPCPPTKNRGAARLRRDAPSAGGYGGPFRGPPCIQ
- a CDS encoding sigma-70 family RNA polymerase sigma factor; the protein is MTASDDFRRETLQHLDALFNFAVYLTRKPTEAEDLVQETYLRALRFSHRYQPGTHLRAWLFQILRNTFLTFYRLREREAPLAEDGVPEWDTPMFHEAPDDDPGVLEAHTDLERALRRLPEEFRTVLLLAEVEGLPLEEVAFVMACPVGTVKSRIFRAKERLRTLLRDYQSP
- the folK gene encoding 2-amino-4-hydroxy-6-hydroxymethyldihydropteridine diphosphokinase, which gives rise to MARVYLSLGSNLGDRLALLRAAVARLRNMAEVDFLAASHLYETEPWESEPGEPLNRRRWFLNCAVAIETPLAPGELLERLQQVEAALGRQRGPGTPEAARFVPRPVDIDILFYGDRVVSVPDQLQIPHLLLHERAFVLRPLLELAPELEHPTLYRTVRELLAEVEDEHDVQRGEYPARWFED
- the folB gene encoding dihydroneopterin aldolase → MTGDRVLLDDVRFYGQHGISKAEQAVGAWFSVDAELAMDLAPAALSDDLGATIDYGQVAHRIVEIGTRQRVNLLERLAGLIAEALLREFPTREVTVRVRKLTAPLEGLVGTPGVRLTRRR
- a CDS encoding fumarylacetoacetate hydrolase family protein codes for the protein MRIVRFRISDRTRYGVLDGMQVVEYSGTPFSGFRRGRQRHPVRQVVLLAPVLPSKIVLVGPSYREHAAELGMPVPSDPLITLKPVSALIGPDDPIVHPSLSGRLEAEAELAIVMRRRCRNVARARAREHVLGYTCLNDVTARDLQEKDHVPGRSKAFDTFCPIGPCIATDIDPNAVTIETWVNGERRHAASTAELIFPVEELVTRVSEIMTLLPGDVIASGTPAGVGPLAPADRVEVRIEGIGTLANTVVKV
- the dapB gene encoding 4-hydroxy-tetrahydrodipicolinate reductase yields the protein MADAAPPAGRRGVPTIDVVVAGAAGRMGSRLVACLADTDGLRLVGALEAPGHAALDRDAGEVAGVSRLGVALTSDAGAALGPDRVIVEFTAPEATLAHLRLAANAGARAVVGTTGLSGAQRDEITGLARRTAIVLAPNFSVGVTVALKALALMARALGDDYDVEITEIHHRYKKDAPSGTAQRMGEVVAEALGRDLASTAVHGRQGMPGERTPKEIGVFSLRSGDVVGEHTVSFGTLGERLELTHRAHSRDTFARGALRAVRFVAGRPPGLYSMQDVLGL
- the dapA gene encoding 4-hydroxy-tetrahydrodipicolinate synthase, which translates into the protein MSQAFQGSNVALVTPFRNGKVDEAKLRELVAFHIEHGTDGIVPCGTTGESPALSHDEHRRVVEIAIEAAAGRVPIIAGTGTNSTAHTIELTRHAERAGASAALVVNPYYNKPTQEGLYRHFRAVAEAVAIPIFVYNIQSRTAVNVETDTLARLARECRNIVGVKEASGSLDQMSQVVAACGPEFIVLSGDDNLTLPLMAVGGRGVISVIANIVPRETSEMTHAALDGDWKRARDLHYKLFPLARAAFIETNPIPIKEAMAMAGMIEPEFRLPMCRMSDANRERLRAILKPYGLVK